The window GAGATCTGAATCACAAAACGGTTGTCTTTTCGCCAGCAAACGTTTTAACATCGTCTCCTCACCTTTTCGCAACAGACCCGAATCCTTTTTATGACAACAAACACTGTTTCCCGCAAAATCGCGTGGCTACGGGTAGTTACGCTTGCGATCGCGGCGTTTATTTTCAATACCACGGAATTTGTCCCGGTCGGCCTGCTGTCTGATATCGCGCAGAGCTTTAATATGCAGACCGCGCAGGTCGGGATCATGCTGACGATTTATGCCTGGGTGGTGGCGCTGATGTCGCTGCCGTTTATGCTGCTGACCAGTCAGGTTGAAAGGCGCAAGCTGCTGATCGGCCTGTTCGTCCTGTTTATCGCCAGCCATGTGCTCTCTTTCCTCGCATGGAACTTTACCGTGCTGGTGATCAGCCGCATCGGCATTGCTTTCGCCCATGCGGTTTTCTGGTCGATCACCGCCTCGCTGGCAATCCGCCTGGCCCCTGCCGGAAAGCGCGCGCAGGCGCTGAGTCTGATTGCTACCGGTACGGCGCTGGCGATGGTGCTTGGTCTGCCGATTGGCCGCCTTGTCGGACAGTATTTCGGCTGGCGCACCACCTTCTTCGCTATCGGTATGGGCGCGTTGATTACCCTGGTCTGCCTGATCAAACTGCTGCCAAAGCTGCCGAGCGAACACTCTGGTTCGCTGAAAAGCCTGCCGCTATTGTTCCGCCGCCCGGCGCTGATGAGCATCTATTTACTGACGGTCATCGTGGTCACCGCGCACTACACCGCCTACAGCTATATTGAGCCGTTTGTGCAGACGGTCGCCGGGCTGAGCGCCAGTTTCGCCACCGTTCTGCTGCTGGTGCTGGGAGGCGCGGGCATCCTCGGTAGCATCGTCTTTGGTAAGCTTGGCAATCAGCACGCCTCGGCGCTGATCTGCATCGCCATTATGCTGCTGACGGCCTGTCTGGTATTGCTGATGCCAGCCGCCAACAGCGAAACGCATCTCGCCGTTCTTAGCCTCTTCTGGGGAATTGCCATTATGATGATTGGCCTGGGGATGCAGGTAAAAGTGCTGGCTATCGCCCCCGACGCCACGGACGTGGCGATGGCGCTGTTCTCCGGCATTTTTAACATTGGCATTGGCGCGGGCGCGCTGGTGGGCAATCAGGTGAGTTTACACTGGTCGATGTCGGCTATCGGCTATGTCGGCGCCGTCCCGGCGCTGGCCGCGCTGATCTGGTCAGTGATTATCTTTCGTAAATGGCCGGTGTCGCTGGAAGAGCAACCGCAGCATGGCTGACGCACGTTAACCTGTGCCGGAGAATAGCGAACGCCCTCTCCGGCCCGTCTGTTAATGCAGAGTCTGAATAATCTCCAGCACGCCGTTAATAATAAACTGCACGCCCATACAGACCAGTAAGAATCCCATCAGGCGGGAAATCGCTTCAATACCGCCCTTGCCCACCAGCCGCATGATCGCCCCGGAGCTACGCAGGCACCCCCACAGGATCACCGCCACCGCGGCAAAGATAATCGGCGGCGCGACGGTGATCACCCAGTCAGGGAAATTCGCGCCATTACGCACCGTGGACGCCGAACTGATGATCATCGCAATGGTGCCCGGACCTGCGGTGCTCGGCATTGCCAGCGGCACGAAGGCGATATTGGTGTCAGGTTCGTCCTCAAGCTCTTCCGATTTGCTCTTCGCCTCCAGCGATTCATGCGCTTTCTGCTGGGGAAAAAGCATCCGAAACCCGATAAATGCCACAATCAGGCCGCCCGCAATACGTAAGCCAGGAATCGAGATCCCGAAGGTGTTCATGACCAACTGACCGGCATAATACGCCACCATCATGATGGCGAATACGTACACTGAAGCCATCAGCGACTGATGGTTGCGCTGCGCGCTGTTCATGTTCCCGGCAAGACCCAGAAACAGCGCCACGGTGGTTAACGGGTTCGCCAGCGGCAGAATCACCACCAGCCCCAGCCCTATCGCTTTAAACAATTCCATCATAATGGCCTGAATTCCTGTTTCGCTCGTTTAGCGGCAAGTATACGTGCTAAACCACAGCCTTAGCCATTGCGCTGCTGTAAGGATTCGTTAGCGTCGGGAAACATAATCTTTAATTATCATTAATTTAATAAAATGTGATCTGAAACACGCTTTATCGCTTTTAACAAAACGTGTGATCGGCCAATCCATTCGTTTGACTTATAGTTGCCTGGGCAATATTATCTGCCGTAACTAATTACTTGCCAGGGCAACCATTGTGAATAGCACCAGTGATTTATTCAACGATATCATCCCGCTGGGTCGCCTGATCTACATGGTTAATCAGCAAAAAGATCGTCTTCTCAACGACTATCTCTCGCCGCTGGATATCACCGCATCGCAATTTAAGGTGCTCTGTTCTATCCGCTGCGCGGGCTGTATTACCCCGGTTGAACTGAAAAAAGTACTGTCCGTCGATCTGGGCGCGTTAACGCGCATGCTCGACCGTCTGGTCTGCAAAGGCTGGATTGACCGACACCCTAACCCGAATGACAAACGCGGCGTGCTGGTGAAACTCACCGAACACGGCGCGGCAATATGTGAGCAATGTCATCAATTAGTAGGGCAAGACCTGCACCAGGAATTAACAAAAAACTTAACGGCCGACGAAGTGGCAACGCTTGAGTATTTACTTAAGAAAGTTCTGCCGTAAAAACAAAAATGAGGTATGACGATGTCCAGACGCAATACTGACGCTATCACCATTCACAGCATTTTGGACTGGATCGAAGATAACCTGGAATCGCCGCTCTCACTGGAAAAAGTGTCTGAGCGTTCAGGTTACTCCAAATGGCACCTGCAACGGATGTTCAAAAAAGAGACCGGTCATTCATTAGGCCAGTACATCCGCAGCCGTAAAATGACCGAAATAGCGCAGAAATTAAAAGAAAGTAACGAGCCGATTTTATATCTGGCCGAGCGCTACGGTTTTGAGTCGCAGCAGACGCTGACCCGGACCTTTAAAAACTATTTCGACGTGCCGCCGCATAAATACCGTATTACCAATATGCATGGCGAATCGCGTTACCTGCATCCGTTGAATCACTGTAACTAAAACATCGCCTGTAAATGACGTAACCGAGGAAATCATGAAACTGTTGTCTTCTGCAATGCTCGCCCTGCTGCTTGCTGTCTCAGGCCAGAGCGTTGCGGAGCAATCCGCGCGGCCCGTGGCGTCAGATAATCGCGACGCGATCGTTATTCCGACCGCGCAGGCACACTCGCCGTTCGATCTCACCCCGATGAGCGCCGGAAGCGACAAGTCAGACGAGCTGGGCGTGCCCTATTATAACCGCCACCGTCTGTAAGGCATGCGGGCGCGAATTCAGCCTGCTTATAAGCCGCATGGCCACATGCGGCTTTGTTGTTTTTATCAGCCGCGCGCCTGTGCCGTTTTGCGCCAGCGAAGGCCAAAAACGTTGATGTACAACCCTGCCATAATCAGCAGCGCACCGAGGAGCTGCAACCCGCTCAGCGTCTCGCCAAGCAGCAGCGCCGCGCTCGCCAGCCCCACCACCGGCACCAGCAGGGAAAGCGGCGCGACCCGCCAGGTTTCATAGCGGCCGAGCAGCGTTCCCCAGATGCCATAGCCGACAATCGTGGCGACAAACGCCAGATAAACCAGCGACAGAATGGTGGTGAGATCAATCTCAATCAGGCTGTGGGCTATTTTCGCCGCGCCATCAAGCATCAACGATGCGGCAAAGAAAGGGATAATCGGGATCAGCGCGCTCCACACCACCAGCGACATCACCGCCGGACGCGATGAGTGCTGCATAATCTTCTTATTAAAGATATTGCCGCACGCCCAGCTGAAGGCCGCCGCCAGCGTCAGCAGAAAGCCGGGCAAGGCGATGTGCTGACCATTAAGACTGGATTCAATCAGCACCAGAACGCCGAACACGGCCAGCGCAATACCGGCAATTTGCTTCCCCTGCAGGCGCTCACCAAAGGCAAAGGCGCCGAGCGTAATGGTGAAAAAGGCCTGCGCCTGGAGCACCAGCGACGCCAGGCCTGCCGGCATACCGACGTTAATGGCGCAAAACAGAAACGCAAACTGTCCGAAGCTAATGGTCAGGCCATATCCCAGCAGCAGCGAAAGCGGAATTTTGGGCCGCGCAACGAAAAAGATCGCCGGAAAGGCCACCAGCAGAAAGCGAAGCCCGGCCAGCATCAGCGGCGGCATATTATGCAACCCCATCTTGATAACGACGAAGTTCAACCCCCAGACTACCACCACCAGTAACGCCAACAGCCCGTCTTTTCGCGTCATACCGCCGCCCCGAAATATTAAATTTTTGTAAACAAGTTAAAGTAACGGAAAACAAACGCCAGCGACAGATCTTTTATTCCGCCAGGGACCGCAGGAGACAAGCGAACAATTTATCCACTATACATCACATTTTTGCCGTGATATTCCTTTAACCGACACAGATCATAAAACATAACAACACGCGCAGATGTCGGACAGATAAATGAACAACACGCTGAGACGGTCCACCCTTGCTTTACTCGCTTCCTCCCTGCTACTGACTATCGGTCGCGGCGCAACGCTGCCGTTTATGACCATTTATCTTAATCGTCAGTACCAGTTGAGCGTGGATCTGATCGGCTACGCCCTGACGATTGCCTTAACGATCGGCGTCGTCTTCAGCCTCGGTTTCGGCATTCTGGCGGACAAATTCGATAAAAAGCGCTATATGCTGCTGGCGATCTCGGCATTTGCCTTTGGCTTTATCGCTATTCCGCTGGTGCATAGCGTCACGCTGGTGGTGCTGCTGTTTGCCCTGATTAACTGTGCTTATTCCGTATTCGCTACCGTGCTGAAGGCCTGGTTTGCCGATAATCTGTCGCCCACGGCGAAGGGGAAAATCTTCTCGCTCAACTATACGGTACTTAATATCGGCTGGACCGTAGGCCCGCCGCTCGGCACGCTGCTGGTGATGCAGAGCATTAATTTGCCCTTCTGGCTGGCGGCCCTCTGCTCCGCCTTCCCGCTGGTGTTTATTCAGCTGCTGGTTACGCGCGCGGCAGCGCCGATCACGGAGGAAAACAGCGTAGCCTGGTCACCGTCCGTGCTGCTAAAGGATAAAGCGCTGCTCTGGTTCACGCTGTCGGCATTTCTCGCCTCATTTGTCAGCGGCGCCTTTGCCACCTGTATCTCCCAGTACGTGATGGTCGTGGCTGACAGCGATTTTGCGGAAAAGGTGGTGGCGGTGGTGCTGCCCGTTAACGCAACGGTGGTTGTCAGCCTGCAGTACGCCGTCGGTCGCAGGCTGACGGCGGACAATATTCGTCCGCTGATGTCCTTCGGCACCGTCTGTTTTGTTATTGGCCTTGTCGGTTTTATGATTTCCGGCAACAGTCTGCTGTTGTGGGGGCTCGCCGCCGCAATCTTCACGCTGGGCGAAGTCATTTACGCGCCTGGCGAATATATGCTGATTGATAACATCGCGCCTGCGGGAATGAAAGCGAGCTATTTTTCCGCCCAGTCGCTGGGCTGGCTCGGAGCGGCGGTTAACCCGCTGGCCAGCGGCGTAATTTTAACCGCCTTTCCGGCATGGACGCTGTTTGCAGTGCTGATAGCGGCGATTGTCGCCGCCTGGATACTGATGCTCAAAGGGATGCGCGCCCGTCCGTGGGGACAGGCTGCGCTGTGCTGAGCTATTTCATATAGCCACCAGGCCGCGCACGCCCTCTGCTTCCATATTCTCCCCGCGCCCACGCTGGATAATGCTGCCGCGTGACATCAGCAGATACTGATCCGCCAGACCGGCGGCAAAATCGTAGAACTGCTCGACCAGCAGGATCGCCATATCCCCGCGTCGGGCAAGCTGGCTGATGACCACGCCAATCTCTTTTATCACCGAAGGCTGAATACCCTCCGTAGGCTCATCAAGGATCAGTAGCTGTGGGCGGCTCGCCAGCGCGCGGCCAATGGCAAGCTGTTGCTGCTGGCCGCCGGAGAGATCGCCGCCGCGACGATGCTTCATCTCCCGCAGGACCGGGAAAAGCGCATATATCTCATCCGGTACAGTTTTTGCCTCACGCGACGGAAAGCGGGACAGCCCCAGCAGCAGATTCTCCTCCACCGTCAGGCGGGGGAAAATTTCGCGTCCCTGCGGCACATACGCCACGCCAGCCTGCACCCGCTGATGCGGCCTGCGGCGGGTGATATCGTTCTCCTGCCAGGTAATCGTTCCGCTGCGCGCCGGAATCAGTCCCATCAGGCACTTCAGCAGCGTGGTTTTCCCCACCCCGTTGCGCCCCAGCAGGCAGGTCACCTCGCCAACGTTCGCCCTGAAGGTCACACCGCGCAGGATATGGCTACCGCCGTAATATTGATTCAGTTCATTCACCTGTAGCATCTTCGCTCCTTAGCGCCCGAGATACACCTCTATGACCTGCTCGTTAGCCTGCACATCGCGCAGGCTGCCTTCCGCCAGAACGCGTCCCTGATGGAGCACAGTCACACGATCGGCAATGGTTTCGACAAAGCCCATATCGTGCTCCACCACCATTAAAGAGTGTTTCCCCGCCAGCGTCCGGAACAGCTCGGCGGTGTATTCCGTTTCCGCATCGGTCATACCCGCCGCGGGTTCATCCAGCAGCAGCAGATGCGGCTCCTGCATCAGCAGCATACCGATCTCAAGAAACTGTTTTTGCCCGTGGGAAAGCAGCCCGGCGCGACGCGTCCTTTCTGTCCGCAGGCGCAGCAGGCCCAGCATTTCGTCGATACGGTCGCGCTGTTCGTCGCTCAGCCTGGCGCGCAGCGACGCCCGGACGGATTTATCGGTTTTCATCGCCAGTTCGAGATTCTCCTCTACCGTCAGCGCCTCAAAAACCGTGGGCTT is drawn from Citrobacter rodentium NBRC 105723 = DSM 16636 and contains these coding sequences:
- the marB gene encoding multiple antibiotic resistance protein MarB — its product is MKLLSSAMLALLLAVSGQSVAEQSARPVASDNRDAIVIPTAQAHSPFDLTPMSAGSDKSDELGVPYYNRHRL
- a CDS encoding sugar transporter, whose translation is MTTNTVSRKIAWLRVVTLAIAAFIFNTTEFVPVGLLSDIAQSFNMQTAQVGIMLTIYAWVVALMSLPFMLLTSQVERRKLLIGLFVLFIASHVLSFLAWNFTVLVISRIGIAFAHAVFWSITASLAIRLAPAGKRAQALSLIATGTALAMVLGLPIGRLVGQYFGWRTTFFAIGMGALITLVCLIKLLPKLPSEHSGSLKSLPLLFRRPALMSIYLLTVIVVTAHYTAYSYIEPFVQTVAGLSASFATVLLLVLGGAGILGSIVFGKLGNQHASALICIAIMLLTACLVLLMPAANSETHLAVLSLFWGIAIMMIGLGMQVKVLAIAPDATDVAMALFSGIFNIGIGAGALVGNQVSLHWSMSAIGYVGAVPALAALIWSVIIFRKWPVSLEEQPQHG
- the marR gene encoding multiple antibiotic resistance transcriptional regulator MarR; translated protein: MNSTSDLFNDIIPLGRLIYMVNQQKDRLLNDYLSPLDITASQFKVLCSIRCAGCITPVELKKVLSVDLGALTRMLDRLVCKGWIDRHPNPNDKRGVLVKLTEHGAAICEQCHQLVGQDLHQELTKNLTADEVATLEYLLKKVLP
- the urtD gene encoding urea ABC transporter ATP-binding protein UrtD, with protein sequence MQPDEGLFTRQMPGDRYRQQTDPVLQLENINVSFDGFQALTDLTLNIGVGELRCIIGPNGAGKTTLMDVITGKTRPQSGKALYDQSIDLTALDPIAIARQGIGRKFQKPTVFEALTVEENLELAMKTDKSVRASLRARLSDEQRDRIDEMLGLLRLRTERTRRAGLLSHGQKQFLEIGMLLMQEPHLLLLDEPAAGMTDAETEYTAELFRTLAGKHSLMVVEHDMGFVETIADRVTVLHQGRVLAEGSLRDVQANEQVIEVYLGR
- the eamA gene encoding O-acetylserine/cysteine exporter, translated to MTRKDGLLALLVVVVWGLNFVVIKMGLHNMPPLMLAGLRFLLVAFPAIFFVARPKIPLSLLLGYGLTISFGQFAFLFCAINVGMPAGLASLVLQAQAFFTITLGAFAFGERLQGKQIAGIALAVFGVLVLIESSLNGQHIALPGFLLTLAAAFSWACGNIFNKKIMQHSSRPAVMSLVVWSALIPIIPFFAASLMLDGAAKIAHSLIEIDLTTILSLVYLAFVATIVGYGIWGTLLGRYETWRVAPLSLLVPVVGLASAALLLGETLSGLQLLGALLIMAGLYINVFGLRWRKTAQARG
- a CDS encoding MarC family NAAT transporter; protein product: MMELFKAIGLGLVVILPLANPLTTVALFLGLAGNMNSAQRNHQSLMASVYVFAIMMVAYYAGQLVMNTFGISIPGLRIAGGLIVAFIGFRMLFPQQKAHESLEAKSKSEELEDEPDTNIAFVPLAMPSTAGPGTIAMIISSASTVRNGANFPDWVITVAPPIIFAAVAVILWGCLRSSGAIMRLVGKGGIEAISRLMGFLLVCMGVQFIINGVLEIIQTLH
- the marA gene encoding MDR efflux pump AcrAB transcriptional activator MarA; protein product: MSRRNTDAITIHSILDWIEDNLESPLSLEKVSERSGYSKWHLQRMFKKETGHSLGQYIRSRKMTEIAQKLKESNEPILYLAERYGFESQQTLTRTFKNYFDVPPHKYRITNMHGESRYLHPLNHCN
- the ydeE gene encoding efflux MFS transporter YdeE, which gives rise to MNNTLRRSTLALLASSLLLTIGRGATLPFMTIYLNRQYQLSVDLIGYALTIALTIGVVFSLGFGILADKFDKKRYMLLAISAFAFGFIAIPLVHSVTLVVLLFALINCAYSVFATVLKAWFADNLSPTAKGKIFSLNYTVLNIGWTVGPPLGTLLVMQSINLPFWLAALCSAFPLVFIQLLVTRAAAPITEENSVAWSPSVLLKDKALLWFTLSAFLASFVSGAFATCISQYVMVVADSDFAEKVVAVVLPVNATVVVSLQYAVGRRLTADNIRPLMSFGTVCFVIGLVGFMISGNSLLLWGLAAAIFTLGEVIYAPGEYMLIDNIAPAGMKASYFSAQSLGWLGAAVNPLASGVILTAFPAWTLFAVLIAAIVAAWILMLKGMRARPWGQAALC
- the urtE gene encoding urea ABC transporter ATP-binding subunit UrtE, which codes for MLQVNELNQYYGGSHILRGVTFRANVGEVTCLLGRNGVGKTTLLKCLMGLIPARSGTITWQENDITRRRPHQRVQAGVAYVPQGREIFPRLTVEENLLLGLSRFPSREAKTVPDEIYALFPVLREMKHRRGGDLSGGQQQQLAIGRALASRPQLLILDEPTEGIQPSVIKEIGVVISQLARRGDMAILLVEQFYDFAAGLADQYLLMSRGSIIQRGRGENMEAEGVRGLVAI